Sequence from the Platichthys flesus chromosome 2, fPlaFle2.1, whole genome shotgun sequence genome:
AGCAGCCTAATGGTAAGGGTGACATTGAGCCCTCCTTCAATCACACCGGAGTCCATGACTGCAACCTATTCGTCCGTCTGCTTGAAACTGGGGTTGTTGGTCTCCAAGATGGATCTAAAGGGACAGACATAGTGGACAAGATGTTACACATCAAGGATGATCACGTGACATTAATATTAACACTGACTTACATATGATAAAGGGGTGAACAGTGATGGTCTGTATCTGCAGCATAAAGTTACAGCAGCATTCACACCCATGATGAGTCCATTAGAACATCCTACCACCGGCTCCAACGGGCCCGACTGACCATTAGGTTTTCAGAAATCTTGAGAACACAGACATTAGGTTAGATAAACTACAGAGCATTAAGAAGGTGCTCATTCATAAAAGCCCTAGGTCACATGTTCAAGCTAAAAGGGCAAAGTTGATAGACGCAGGAATAAGGTAAAGTCTGtgatacatgtttgttttacatgAGACGAATCTCTTCCAGGGGAGTGTTTATAAACCCATTGAAGAGGAACATAGTAGATGTGTGTCACAGCCCAAGCTAGCGACAATGCAAACGAAAAACTGATGCGTGCTACAACGAAACATGCTAAAATGGCTGTGGGCTCACTTTTATTCTGACCACTACATGCGGCAGTTTTATTATCAAACATCCGGATGAAACTTCCCCGACTCCAAACACGCGACTTAGCGCCTGGTCCAGCTCGGTGCTATAGAAACATATGGTCGGGTGAGCTAACGATGCCTCGCTCGCTAGCCATGAATCAAGTTTATCAACAAACATGCGCACAGTTACCTCCTCGTTAGCGCACTTTAAGGTGAAATTGGTTGAACACCACCTCGAGTCAGTTGGCTACGACGGGACAACAACACTAAGCCCCCCCGAGTACGCTCGTGTTTCCCGGTTTAAAGTGAGTCCATTTAACTATTAAACGCTTGGAGTGAGTGCGCTAGCCGCTTAGCATCCCTGCTCGCTCGCCGTTCTGGAGGGGGAAATGAATGGAGCATGCGTGCGCTACTTAGCAAAGCTAGCTAACTTCGGGCTAATTACTAAACGGTGATATTAGCTGGTTTGCTACATGGGCCCTTCGTTTAATGGCTGTGACATATTGTTGTCACGTAGGGGGGGTGTTTAAGAGCAGCGAGGGGGATTCAGAGGCGACATTACAGCCAAACTTCCCCCGTGTTGAGACTGCGTGCTCATCGCCGCGCGGCCTTGTTAGCACGCTGGGGACGAGCAGCCGCCGCTAGCCGCTGGGCGCGATTCCTGCTTTCTGCCACTTCGgagcacaacaacaaatccattTTAAAACAGAACCACACACGAAGCGAGCGACAGACCCAAACTCACCTGAGTGCTGGTGCTGGCGGAGAGACCCGGGGGGAGGGTTGGGGTTGAGAGGGTAGAAGGGGAGAGGTTCGGGAGGGTAGAAACCCGGGGGAGAGTTTCGAGAGGGCTCGGGGAAGAGGGAAGAGTGATGTGAGATCGCGCTCCACTCcttcacacaaagacaacaagaaGCATCACCACTGAACTTTCGCCTTTCACCCAACCCCCCCTGCATCGGTGCATCCGTCCATCCGCCCCCTCCAGCCCCGGCGGTGACCCGAGGACCCTCCTCAAAACACCCCACTTgtataacaaaaataaagaaagttaCAGTAGCAGCTCAACGTTAAATTCAAGAATAGCGTTAAAACATCAGAGTTGGTGGTAGAAATCTCTGGTTTTAAACAGCGATGATCGACTATACGGATTTAAAACTAGATGCATGTAATTGTTATATTTCACGTATTCAGACATTAATAATCAAACAGACGCTTTACAAGAGTTTAACATGTTCCTATTTACCAACTTCAGTAAAATGCTGTAGGGCCACTAGCGGACGTGAGATGTACTGCAACCGTGCACACATCTAAAGGACACATCACAACTTTTACTTCCATCTGTTTATTTGGCAGAACTATATCAAGGTTCTTTATGTGAGATTACAATCGCGATACAAAGGTTTATTTGCTGCCGTCATTCACAGTAGCAGAGATAAAAtcacaaagaacaaaatcaGGCAGTTAGATAAAGACAATCAATGTGTGGGTCACCTCTAGGTTAATCTGCCAGAGGAAGaaacttgttttaatttaatcacaGTGTTATATTTTCTCCAAGAACCCACACATTAGACTGTAAATTAAGAAAGATCTGTGCACATTAACATATATGAGAAGATTCTGGGTTATCCAGGGAATGTTATCCTCAGGAGTTCTATATGTGTACATAGGTGACAGAACTTCTTAGAGCAACTTGTAGGTTCACATTTCTTAAATAATTCGAGTCCAGTCGCCTATGTACACTTGGTTAGTGTTAACAATTATACAATCTCTCGTCAGAATACTTTTATATGTTGGCAAAGTagtatttaagtatttttactgtAACTACAGAATGTTTAACATGAACACCACAAAAAAGGAAAGGGGTAAGGGTTAGATTTATGACAAAACATCCATACAGACAGATGCTGTGGAGATGTTTACACcatatgtatacatacatacatgcatataAATAGCCCATACTAGATATGATGAAATAGTAAGTACTTCACAGAAATCCTGTTAAAAGTGATAAGaaggacttgtgtgtgtgtatgattaaGTGTTAGGTCATCCGTTTGAGAAGCAGCATTTCTGCGGAAGATGTTTCGCGGCTGTCTtagtcactgctgctgctactgctgctgctgctgctggaggaggactgtggagaaaagagaaaaatatacacatttaacTTCATTCAAGCTGCATTTTACAAAATGCCAAAATAGCTAGTACTAACAAAGAAGACAGTGTTATGAAAGTCCTGAAATGGTCAAATGGAAGGAATTCCTGCCCTAGAAAAAAAAGTGTAGCATGTGTACTCGACCGGAACAAAATCTAAATCTCACAACTTGCAGTTTGCTCGCTCTTATGGCACAGATGTTTTGAAAAACTGACAAATGCATATGTGCTTCCATAGGGTGTCACAATGTATTAAGAATTATTAGCCTCGCCATAGGTGGCTGTTGCTCAGGAGATAGTGAGGGTTATCCACTAACTCGATGGTTGGTGGTTGGCTTGGCTGCAATCAAAAAATTCTCCATAAGTTACACTTGTCATGATCTGATTGAGTTTCATggtgcttttactttttcataCTTCTCCTtctactttcaaaataaaatccagtgACAGTTAACTTAAATTATAATAACATCTAATTAGAATATGTAAATAGTGTGCATTTGTATGGTTGATTTCCTAGTCTTAACACCCCTTCAATGCACTTTACACTATGACTttcattcaaatatttacaGAGCTTCTATATGTGGTGCGACCCGCTGTATCTCCTGAGCACAGCCAATCCCTTTCTGGTTGCATATAAATTGAAGGGCGTAGTAAGGTTCAAGTTTTTATCTAGTATTGGTGTTAATGCTTCACCTGCAGTAGGGgccattttaaaactttaaactcAATCTCACCTTGCCGTGTTTTTTGTGCCCATGCTTGTCTcctttctttgctttcttcatcttcttccccTTTTTGTGGCATTTGTCACCAGCCATTCCCATTCCCATTCCCATTCCTGCCACTCCTCCAGGATATGCTCCAGCCATGGGATTCATCCCTCCATGATGATCTTTGTGATGGCCTTTGTGGTGGCCTTTGTCATGGCCTTTGTGGTGGCCTTTGTCATGGCCTTTGTGGTGGCCCGCTTTAGGGGAGTGTGGGTACGGACCTGGGTGACCACCTGGGTATGGACCTGGGTGACCACCTGCAGGAGGGCACCCTGGATATCCACCTGGAGCCATAGGATAAGGTCCTGGGGCTCCATAAGGTGCATTTGGGACCAGACCATGGGTATTACCAGCTGGGTACTGGTATGGTGGGAATGCTTGGTTAGGAGCCTGGGGGAAGAGACCTCCAGGAGGTCCAGCAGGGATGGCCGGGTTGTAGCCAGGAGGGTAGGCCGGGTTTTGTGGGCCCATTGGAGCGGGAGGTCCTGATACACATAAAAGCACAtacatgaatttttttttgcacataACCAGTATTATAAAACAggtataaaacaaataataaaagagTACAACTATACGCTGGCTATGTGAGATTGCCTACCTTGATTTGGCCACATGGTGATATTCTTTTTGACCCGATAAGTCAAGCCCTTCAGAAGGAAACCTGGAGAAACATTACGGaattaaattgaatgaataCTCAAATAATCAGAATTGGAGCATCTGTCCTTGTGTCTGACAATTGTCATTTGCATTAACCTGTGAGTTTTACCAAGCTACAGCAGTAGGTTAAAATCTGTTAACTGTTTTTGGTCAACAAACTACAAATATATCTTCTTTTGCAaatcaaaagtttaaataaaacactgaaagtGGGAAATATCTCAAGGTTTAACCAGACTGTATCTTATAATATATTACATACAATACATCTAATTTAGTGTCTCAATTTCTGATTTAATccacatacatatttttttctctccaaacaAATCAGTCCAGGGGTTACTTATATCAGATGATAACTTTACTacgaaacacaaatacattgtatatatatatatatatatacatatatatatacacactctatctaatttattaattaattcatgTCCATTATCAGTTAACGAAACATATAGTACATGaagtagatttgttttgtttaaccaTTACGTGATATTGGCACAATAATGTATCAGAAATAATAACCCAAATAgcattatcattttattattatattcaataatgaacacttttattttgttcatttaacttgtattttgcttaaataatacaaataaaatacttaAAGTAACTTTGACTTGTTGTCTTTTCTGTATTGTTTTACTTAAGTGAAAGATCTGAAGGCTTCTTCCACCGCTGGATAAAGGCAACATGAGTGTACTGCACTTTATTATGTTTAGCGA
This genomic interval carries:
- the LOC133968973 gene encoding proline-rich protein 13-like, with protein sequence MWPNQGPPAPMGPQNPAYPPGYNPAIPAGPPGGLFPQAPNQAFPPYQYPAGNTHGLVPNAPYGAPGPYPMAPGGYPGCPPAGGHPGPYPGGHPGPYPHSPKAGHHKGHDKGHHKGHDKGHHKGHHKDHHGGMNPMAGAYPGGVAGMGMGMGMAGDKCHKKGKKMKKAKKGDKHGHKKHGKSSSSSSSSSSSSSD